GTGAATAACATTGCCGAAGCATTCGGACAAGTTGCAATACAAGCACCACAACCCACGCATTCATTAGCTTTGAAAGCTAAATCGGCAACATGCTTTGGAACAGGTATTGAATTTGCTTCGGGAGCCGAACCTGTATCAACAGAAATATATCCGCCTGCAATAATGATTTTATCCATTGCCGAACGATCAACAATCAAATCTTTAATTACAGGAAATGGTTTTGCACGCCATGGTTCAATAACAATGGTATCGCCATCTTTATAATGATGCATCTGCAACTGGCATGTAGTAGTACCTTTTGCTGGTCCATGAGGACGTCCATTGATATATAAACCACACATTCCGCAGATACCTTCCCTGCAATCGCTATCAAAAGCAACGGGATCTTCACCCTGTTCTATCAGCTTTTCGTTGTGATAATCCAACATTTCAAGAAATGACATTTCCACTGCAACACCATCTAATGGGTATGTTACGAATTTACCTTTAGATTGGGCATCTTTCTGCCGCCAGATTTTAAGCGTGAGTTTCATATAAATTATTTTAGATTTGAGATTTACGATTTAAATACTTTCTTTAATTTTATTTTACGAATTTTTGAGATCCTTTGAGGTCATCAATACTCTCTGAATTCGCAAATCTAATCTGCCAACAGCAGACGTAAATCATCATTATTTATAATTTCTTTCTTTTAATTCAACAAAATCAAATTTCAAATCTTCTTTATTCAATACAGGGGTTTTGCCTTCGCCCTGGTATTCCCAAACAGATACATATTTAAATTCTGCATCATTACGTTTTGCTTCGCCTTCTGCTGTCTGATATTCTTCACGGAAATGTGCGCCGCATGATTCTTTTCTGCTTAACGCATCCATGCATAATAATTTTGCAACTTCAAATGAATCTTCTGTTCTCAATGCTTTGATCATTTCTGTATTGTATTCATCAAGGGTTCCGGGAACTTTTACATCGCTGAGAAATTCTTTCTTAAGTTCTTCAATTAATCCTAAAGCTTTTTTCAAACCTTCTTCAGTTCTCTTGATCCCGCAATAATCCCACATGATTTTTCCCAAACGTTTACGGAATGAAGTTACGGTTTGCTTTCCTTTTATGTTTAAAAATCTTTCTTCACGTTCGCGAACACTTTTTTCTGCTTCAACAAATTCGGGAAGATCGGTAGATATTTTCGGAGTTTTAATTTCAT
This sequence is a window from Bacteroidales bacterium. Protein-coding genes within it:
- a CDS encoding succinate dehydrogenase/fumarate reductase iron-sulfur subunit — its product is MKLTLKIWRQKDAQSKGKFVTYPLDGVAVEMSFLEMLDYHNEKLIEQGEDPVAFDSDCREGICGMCGLYINGRPHGPAKGTTTCQLQMHHYKDGDTIVIEPWRAKPFPVIKDLIVDRSAMDKIIIAGGYISVDTGSAPEANSIPVPKHVADLAFKANECVGCGACIATCPNASAMLFTSAKVSHLAMLPQGKPEAAMRVKNMVAKMDELGFGNCSNTYGCEAECPKEISVWHIAHMNREFMFSKVCASKKAVE